The Cohnella abietis genome has a segment encoding these proteins:
- a CDS encoding 1-phosphofructokinase family hexose kinase, with the protein MKTKITTVTLNAAIDKTYYVPDLKKGTVMRADKVLSMAGGKGVNVARVLHQLGHPEVAATGFASGYNGKFIMDQVKETGIASEFVGALGESRLCLNFLDGQDGSSTEVLEPGPDINEEHLDNLKRKLRQLSEESKLVIFSGSIPKGLSSGLYADLIEISRSAGAEVFLDASGDPLLQGIEAKPSFIKPNEDEIVPLLAGNGQQHLYDGVQLLMAKGIPNVVVTLGGEGAVAGVGGKLYRVRIPKINAVNTVGCGDAFVAGFAYGYVRDWSAVECLRYAAAAGCANALSAVAGDVQQTKHQELLKQVHVEEGNR; encoded by the coding sequence ATGAAAACTAAAATCACGACCGTCACCTTAAATGCAGCAATCGATAAAACGTATTACGTTCCTGATCTGAAGAAAGGCACTGTTATGCGTGCGGATAAAGTGCTGTCCATGGCCGGCGGTAAAGGTGTTAATGTCGCGAGGGTGCTCCACCAGTTAGGACATCCTGAGGTCGCGGCGACAGGCTTCGCTAGCGGGTATAACGGCAAATTCATCATGGATCAGGTGAAGGAGACTGGCATCGCCTCCGAGTTTGTCGGAGCATTAGGCGAATCAAGGCTTTGCCTGAATTTCCTAGACGGCCAAGATGGCTCTTCAACTGAGGTGCTTGAGCCCGGACCCGATATCAATGAGGAGCATCTGGACAATCTTAAACGGAAGCTGCGTCAGCTTTCAGAGGAGTCCAAGCTTGTTATTTTCTCAGGCAGCATTCCCAAAGGCTTATCATCGGGATTATATGCAGACCTGATTGAAATTTCCCGGTCGGCTGGGGCAGAAGTATTTCTGGATGCAAGCGGAGATCCGCTGCTGCAGGGAATAGAAGCCAAGCCTTCGTTTATTAAGCCTAACGAGGACGAGATTGTCCCGTTGCTGGCGGGTAATGGACAACAGCATTTGTATGATGGAGTGCAGTTACTCATGGCTAAGGGAATTCCTAACGTTGTTGTGACGTTGGGAGGCGAGGGTGCTGTCGCTGGTGTAGGCGGGAAGCTGTATCGTGTTCGGATTCCGAAGATTAATGCTGTAAATACGGTAGGTTGCGGTGATGCTTTTGTTGCTGGGTTTGCTTACGGGTATGTTCGGGACTGGTCCGCAGTGGAATGCTTGCGTTACGCGGCTGCAGCCGGATGCGCGAATGCATTATCAGCAGTCGCAGGTGACGTGCAGCAGACAAAGCACCAGGAGCTTCTAAAGCAAGTACACGTAGAAGAAGGGAATCGGTAG
- a CDS encoding class II fructose-bisphosphate aldolase, which translates to MALVSSTPLLEEARAGGYCVGAFNVHTLEMLQAVVEAAEEVQAPLIIQSTVGTVKHLGADYIAAAATVAANRSSVPIALHLDHCSDFNIIMQCIRAGYTSVMIDASHDPFDLNVAATLKVVEAARAVGINVEAELGRVGGVEDDIVVDEHDALLADPDDCARFVELTGVHTLAPAIGTAHGIYKGDPNIDFDRIGRIASKVSVPLVLHGGSGIPEAQVKKAVSLGMSKMNVATELRIVFSDAIKAVFANNPDENDPRKYMVPAKQALKAAAIEKMRLCGSIGKA; encoded by the coding sequence ATGGCATTAGTATCATCTACTCCACTTCTTGAAGAAGCACGCGCCGGTGGCTATTGTGTTGGAGCTTTTAATGTTCATACGCTTGAAATGCTACAAGCAGTAGTAGAGGCAGCAGAAGAAGTGCAAGCACCACTAATTATTCAATCTACTGTTGGAACGGTTAAGCACTTGGGAGCAGACTATATTGCGGCAGCAGCAACGGTTGCAGCTAATAGAAGCTCGGTTCCAATTGCTCTGCATCTGGACCATTGCTCCGATTTCAATATTATCATGCAATGTATTAGAGCCGGATACACATCCGTCATGATCGACGCATCCCACGATCCGTTTGACTTGAATGTTGCGGCAACTCTTAAAGTAGTTGAAGCTGCAAGAGCGGTTGGTATTAATGTCGAGGCGGAGCTTGGTCGAGTTGGTGGAGTAGAAGACGATATTGTAGTTGATGAGCATGATGCTTTACTGGCAGATCCTGACGATTGTGCTAGATTCGTTGAATTAACGGGTGTTCATACGCTAGCACCAGCAATAGGTACAGCGCACGGAATCTACAAGGGTGATCCAAACATTGATTTCGACCGGATTGGTCGTATTGCATCTAAAGTATCCGTTCCTTTAGTGCTTCATGGGGGATCTGGAATTCCCGAGGCTCAGGTAAAGAAGGCTGTCTCTCTTGGGATGTCTAAAATGAACGTTGCAACTGAATTACGTATTGTATTTTCAGATGCTATTAAAGCGGTTTTTGCGAATAACCCAGATGAAAATGACCCGCGTAAATATATGGTACCTGCCAAACAAGCCTTGAAAGCAGCGGCAATTGAAAAAATGCGTCTATGCGGCTCAATCGGCAAAGCTTAG
- a CDS encoding SIS domain-containing protein, with product MLTLPEIGGQAEALSAAWEHLKGQQDWVEQYIGNSAYDEVVFIGSGSSYYQAQAMATTYRLWIGRSASALPSSDIFLFRDQSVARDRSILLVGVSRSGESSEVILALDSVKELANWSTCGITCYEESRLGTMTACLVSPLGKEKSTVMTKSFASMTYMMQAAIAKKAGVAFESQMESILSLHADVVTRGNSFAESLVEDNEFNKYIYLGMGSYFGLAQEVCLKLKEMSYVWTESYGTLEFRHGPKSVVEPGTLVCLLVSEQARSYELKVAEEMKAYGAFVLLVTAARGEDTSFADAVFEVGGQSLSDEARAVMYLPLLQYLGFYTAMKRGVDPDHPRNLTQVVTI from the coding sequence ATGCTAACACTTCCCGAAATCGGAGGACAGGCCGAAGCCTTATCCGCAGCATGGGAGCACTTAAAAGGGCAACAGGATTGGGTGGAGCAATATATAGGTAATTCAGCTTATGATGAGGTTGTATTCATAGGATCAGGTTCTTCCTATTATCAGGCACAGGCTATGGCTACTACTTACAGATTGTGGATAGGTCGGAGTGCAAGCGCGTTGCCGTCCTCCGATATTTTTCTGTTTCGGGATCAATCGGTTGCGCGGGATAGAAGCATTTTGCTAGTTGGTGTTTCCCGATCTGGGGAATCCTCAGAAGTGATTCTTGCGTTGGATTCGGTTAAGGAGCTGGCAAACTGGTCAACTTGTGGCATTACTTGTTATGAGGAGAGTCGCTTAGGCACCATGACAGCATGCTTAGTATCTCCGCTAGGCAAAGAGAAGAGTACCGTTATGACTAAATCATTCGCCAGCATGACCTACATGATGCAAGCAGCCATTGCGAAGAAGGCAGGAGTAGCTTTCGAATCTCAGATGGAAAGCATTCTCTCGCTTCATGCAGATGTAGTTACTCGCGGTAATAGCTTTGCTGAAAGCTTGGTAGAAGATAATGAATTCAATAAATATATTTATTTAGGGATGGGCTCCTATTTCGGACTTGCGCAGGAAGTATGCTTAAAGCTCAAGGAAATGTCCTATGTATGGACAGAGAGCTATGGCACGCTGGAGTTCCGTCATGGTCCAAAGTCTGTAGTCGAGCCCGGCACGCTTGTCTGCTTGCTCGTCTCTGAACAGGCCCGGTCTTACGAGCTTAAGGTAGCCGAAGAGATGAAGGCTTACGGGGCATTTGTTTTATTGGTTACTGCTGCTCGCGGTGAGGACACAAGCTTTGCAGATGCAGTGTTCGAAGTCGGTGGACAATCGCTTTCTGATGAAGCACGTGCGGTAATGTACCTTCCATTGTTACAGTACCTCGGCTTCTATACGGCTATGAAACGGGGAGTAGACCCCGATCATCCTAGAAATTTAACACAGGTGGTCACTATTTGA
- a CDS encoding undecaprenyl-diphosphate phosphatase, translating into MLHWFDSIILGIVEGLTEFLPVSSTGHMILTNKLLGYEETPEQLKTFEIVIQFAAILAIALVYRKRILQVFGLGKKESVRGLSVDSFPKKRLNLIHVALGIVPPLGIAYIFKDYIKEIGFHTAPVLWALVVGGIYMWITEILYDSGKIKRTAETMDDISYKQALLIGVLQCVSAVWPGFSRSGSTIAAGMLGGVSYRASADFSFFIAIPIMTVATGYEVLSNIDQFRSGEIDLGFLLTGFIVSFFVAWLVVVVFLKALQKLKLKYFAWYRFVIAALFYLFIMR; encoded by the coding sequence ATGCTACATTGGTTTGATTCGATTATTCTCGGGATTGTCGAAGGTTTAACAGAATTTCTGCCCGTATCCTCAACCGGGCATATGATTTTGACCAATAAGCTATTAGGTTATGAGGAAACACCAGAGCAGCTCAAGACATTCGAAATTGTTATTCAGTTTGCAGCTATTCTTGCTATTGCGCTCGTCTATCGTAAAAGAATACTGCAAGTGTTCGGTCTAGGTAAAAAGGAATCCGTACGTGGGCTATCTGTAGACTCATTCCCTAAGAAACGTCTTAACCTCATTCATGTTGCACTAGGAATAGTACCTCCATTAGGCATTGCCTACATTTTCAAAGATTATATTAAAGAAATTGGCTTTCACACTGCACCTGTCCTATGGGCACTTGTCGTAGGCGGGATATATATGTGGATTACCGAAATTTTGTATGATTCGGGTAAAATCAAAAGGACAGCGGAAACGATGGATGATATTTCGTATAAGCAGGCTTTGCTAATTGGTGTGCTTCAATGTGTTTCTGCGGTATGGCCAGGTTTCTCGAGATCAGGCTCGACTATCGCGGCGGGTATGCTAGGTGGGGTTAGCTATCGGGCTTCAGCTGATTTTTCCTTCTTTATTGCCATTCCGATTATGACAGTTGCTACGGGGTATGAGGTGCTTAGCAATATTGACCAATTCCGCTCTGGAGAAATTGATTTAGGCTTTTTATTAACAGGATTTATCGTTTCCTTCTTTGTCGCATGGCTTGTTGTCGTAGTCTTCTTGAAAGCTTTGCAGAAACTCAAGCTGAAGTATTTCGCATGGTATAGATTTGTGATCGCAGCATTATTTTATTTGTTTATAATGAGATGA
- a CDS encoding hemolysin family protein yields the protein MELQWDLIFWNVVLVLFLVLLNGFFVASEFALVKVRQTRLLQLSNEGNTRAKYALKVNKRLDAYLSATQLGITLASLGLGWVGEPAIADLIVNPILHNFGVTDERVIHTVAFTVAFCVITFLHIVLGELAPKSLAIQRSVGVSLWLSWPLLIFYRIFLPFIWFLNGTANRLLKLVGVEPASEHEAAHTEEEIRILMSQSAKSGIIDKDEMTLFDNVFEFADRVAREVMLPRTDMDCLFANLSYADNMKQVYESKHTRYPVGLEDKDQILGFVHITDLLTADPDEEHDLKDFLRPILSVPESMEVSKILKLMQRKKSQVAIVIDEYGGTAGMLTAETILEELVGELHDEFDDELPDVIVKGELTSVDGRILIEDVNVLLGLEIEDEEVDSIGGWLFNLLEGNISKGQKIIHDGYVFEITETERLRVQRVSIYKNKIVIADPPAVSSESKEKS from the coding sequence TTGGAATTACAATGGGATTTAATTTTTTGGAATGTTGTTCTTGTCCTGTTCTTAGTGCTTCTTAATGGTTTTTTTGTAGCCTCGGAATTCGCACTGGTGAAAGTACGGCAAACCAGATTACTTCAATTAAGCAATGAAGGTAATACCCGCGCCAAATACGCATTGAAGGTTAACAAAAGATTGGATGCTTACTTATCAGCGACTCAGTTAGGTATTACATTGGCATCATTGGGGCTTGGGTGGGTTGGAGAGCCTGCCATTGCGGATTTAATCGTTAATCCGATATTGCATAACTTCGGAGTAACCGACGAAAGAGTCATTCATACGGTTGCATTTACAGTAGCATTCTGTGTTATTACGTTCCTGCATATCGTACTAGGAGAATTAGCACCGAAATCTCTCGCGATTCAGCGTTCAGTTGGTGTATCTCTCTGGCTTTCTTGGCCACTGCTTATTTTTTATCGAATATTCCTTCCGTTCATCTGGTTCCTTAACGGTACAGCGAACCGTTTGCTTAAGCTTGTAGGAGTTGAGCCAGCCAGTGAGCATGAAGCGGCACATACAGAAGAAGAAATACGAATTCTCATGAGTCAAAGCGCCAAAAGTGGCATTATCGACAAAGATGAGATGACTTTGTTTGACAATGTATTTGAATTTGCAGACAGGGTTGCTCGCGAGGTTATGCTTCCAAGAACGGATATGGATTGCCTATTCGCGAATTTGTCATATGCAGATAATATGAAGCAGGTTTATGAATCAAAGCATACACGTTACCCTGTTGGTTTAGAAGACAAAGATCAAATACTTGGTTTCGTGCATATTACGGATTTGTTGACTGCTGACCCGGACGAAGAGCATGACCTCAAGGATTTTCTTCGACCGATTCTAAGTGTTCCTGAATCGATGGAAGTTAGTAAAATCTTAAAGCTGATGCAACGGAAGAAGTCACAGGTTGCCATAGTTATCGATGAGTACGGCGGTACTGCAGGTATGCTCACAGCTGAAACTATTCTTGAGGAGCTTGTAGGAGAGCTTCACGATGAATTCGACGATGAGCTTCCGGATGTAATAGTAAAAGGGGAATTAACTTCGGTAGATGGACGTATTCTAATAGAAGACGTAAATGTCCTGCTTGGTCTTGAGATTGAAGACGAAGAAGTTGACTCCATCGGTGGCTGGTTATTTAATCTCCTTGAAGGAAATATTTCCAAAGGGCAGAAGATCATACATGATGGTTACGTCTTCGAAATCACAGAGACTGAACGCTTACGGGTTCAGCGAGTGAGTATATATAAGAACAAAATCGTCATTGCTGATCCTCCTGCTGTTAGCTCAGAATCGAAGGAAAAGTCATAG
- the yfkAB gene encoding radical SAM/CxCxxxxC motif protein YfkAB, translating to MQAISQQAAAGPFAPPSGWKVLNPSYDPWDPIRSLQQFGQHELTSVELTVTHLCNMRCEHCAVGDSLTMKEAPHIPMDLIFRRLDEVEHLETISMTGGEPTFSMETVNNILIPLLKYARARGIRTQLNSNVTMDYERYELIAPFLDVMHISFNYTEAQDFHQVGFARSGRNVGINTTSRMYERMINNALKLSQGGLFVSAESMINYRTYNKITDIHRLIVEMGCQRHEVHPMYPSSFAAGLPAVTRDQMFETVETLLDNRNEHIWMLFGTLPFFSCSDNEKERRLVRRLREETNVTVRNDPDGRNRINVNMFSGDVYVTDFASVPPFGNIKDDKLDHIFDKWRNHPMQQAVNCHCPAASCCGPNLLVSDMFYRGTDFTSRRAIL from the coding sequence ATGCAGGCAATTTCCCAACAGGCAGCAGCGGGGCCCTTCGCACCGCCCTCAGGTTGGAAAGTATTAAATCCATCGTACGACCCATGGGATCCCATCCGTTCTTTGCAGCAGTTCGGCCAACACGAGCTGACAAGCGTCGAACTCACGGTAACCCATCTATGCAATATGAGATGTGAGCATTGTGCAGTAGGCGATAGCCTAACGATGAAGGAAGCACCCCATATCCCTATGGATCTTATTTTCAGAAGGCTGGATGAAGTAGAGCATTTGGAAACGATTAGTATGACCGGTGGGGAACCAACCTTCAGCATGGAGACGGTCAATAATATATTAATTCCTTTATTGAAATACGCTCGTGCACGTGGCATACGCACGCAGTTAAATTCAAATGTAACAATGGATTACGAAAGATATGAGCTTATCGCTCCTTTTTTGGATGTTATGCACATATCCTTTAACTATACAGAAGCACAGGATTTTCATCAGGTGGGGTTTGCTCGGAGCGGAAGGAATGTTGGAATTAATACGACTTCCAGAATGTACGAGAGAATGATTAATAATGCATTAAAGCTCTCGCAGGGTGGATTATTTGTTTCTGCTGAATCCATGATCAACTATCGTACGTATAACAAGATAACAGACATTCATAGGTTGATTGTCGAGATGGGCTGTCAGCGACATGAAGTGCATCCTATGTACCCAAGCTCCTTCGCTGCTGGACTTCCGGCTGTGACGCGGGATCAAATGTTTGAAACCGTGGAGACGCTGCTCGACAATCGCAATGAACATATTTGGATGCTGTTCGGTACGTTGCCGTTTTTTTCTTGCAGCGATAATGAAAAAGAAAGGCGGTTAGTTAGGAGACTGAGGGAAGAAACTAATGTTACCGTTCGTAATGATCCTGATGGACGAAACCGGATTAATGTAAATATGTTTAGTGGGGACGTTTATGTTACGGACTTTGCTTCAGTGCCTCCCTTTGGAAACATTAAGGACGATAAGTTAGATCATATTTTTGACAAATGGCGCAATCATCCTATGCAGCAGGCTGTTAACTGTCATTGTCCGGCTGCAAGCTGCTGTGGTCCGAATTTACTAGTTTCAGACATGTTCTATCGTGGTACAGATTTTACAAGTAGGCGCGCAATCCTCTAA
- a CDS encoding HD-GYP domain-containing protein yields MRMMPISLSRPGMRLARKIYSDDGIVLLAEGVELTASLIRRLGECGISFLYIQDARTEGLVVPELLSEETQRRTINTIRQAFRDFTDQPHKSKSTTYPYIGRNMRQVMQLIMDELGQSEDAMIMLMNLHTVDHYLYMHSLNVCVYSTLLGMASGYNHDQLVTLGLGAMLHDIGKTQISMQVLLKPGALSAYEFDEMKRHTERGYYLLKDEPNIPLLAAHCAYQHHERINGSGYPRGIKGNEIHEFAKWIGIVDSYDAMTSQRTYKDAMLPHQAVEALYAGSDILYDTSMLQLFRDKVAIYPIGLTVKLNTGQYAVVSDINSTCAHRPVIRILTDEDGVELKAPFDMDLSKQLNILISKIEIGTEEINPMPA; encoded by the coding sequence ATGCGCATGATGCCGATTTCTCTTAGTCGGCCGGGCATGAGACTGGCCAGAAAGATATATTCCGATGACGGAATCGTGTTGTTGGCTGAGGGAGTTGAGCTAACTGCTTCTCTCATCCGTCGATTGGGGGAATGCGGAATCAGTTTTCTCTACATTCAGGATGCTAGAACGGAAGGATTGGTCGTTCCGGAGCTGCTAAGTGAAGAAACCCAGCGTCGAACAATTAATACTATACGTCAAGCATTTCGTGATTTTACTGATCAGCCTCACAAAAGCAAAAGTACGACTTATCCATATATAGGTCGAAATATGCGTCAAGTCATGCAGCTTATCATGGATGAATTAGGCCAAAGTGAAGATGCAATGATTATGCTCATGAATTTGCATACGGTTGATCATTATTTATACATGCATTCGTTGAACGTTTGCGTATATTCAACCTTGCTTGGAATGGCTAGCGGCTATAATCATGATCAGTTGGTCACTTTAGGTCTTGGTGCCATGCTCCATGACATCGGAAAGACTCAAATTTCAATGCAGGTATTATTAAAGCCAGGCGCATTGTCGGCTTACGAATTTGACGAGATGAAGAGGCATACCGAACGAGGCTATTATCTTCTTAAAGACGAGCCTAACATTCCATTATTGGCAGCCCATTGTGCTTATCAGCATCATGAGAGAATTAATGGTTCAGGGTACCCAAGAGGAATTAAAGGGAATGAAATACATGAGTTTGCCAAATGGATTGGAATCGTTGATTCCTATGATGCCATGACAAGTCAAAGGACCTACAAGGATGCGATGCTTCCTCACCAAGCGGTAGAAGCCTTGTATGCAGGGAGTGATATTTTGTACGATACCTCAATGCTGCAGCTGTTCCGCGATAAAGTGGCAATCTACCCTATTGGTTTAACGGTGAAACTTAATACGGGACAATACGCCGTCGTCAGTGACATTAATTCAACTTGTGCGCATCGCCCTGTAATTAGGATATTAACGGATGAGGATGGCGTGGAGCTTAAGGCTCCATTCGATATGGACTTGTCCAAGCAGCTTAATATTCTCATCTCCAAGATTGAAATCGGTACTGAGGAAATCAATCCTATGCCCGCGTAA
- a CDS encoding bifunctional metallophosphatase/5'-nucleotidase, translating into MSVNNVTLTLLHTNDLHSHFEELSRIAGFIKQVRETTNSEQLLVVDCGDFLDRVRVETEGTQASANRAALEYIGYDALLLGNNEGLSYTPGQLEQIFEGMPIPIVCANMTLSKSGQCPPWMIPTYKIVKSGIRIGLIGVTAPFNEYYDLLGWNAADPFDTVRKEAERLRPEVDVLIVLSHLGLRQDERMATSIEGIDFILGGHTHHLLEVPLLVGSTQICAAGKFGGHIGHLNLEFDANNKLINISGGSKSTEDFPRESGLDSLIERYRGEASLKMNKQIAYLSESLEYRSDQESVLPTLLAYAVRQVTSAEIGLVNAGQLLEGLPAGKVTEETIHAICPSPINACVTMLQGYQIVKALEESLLPEFQQLEIRGFGFRGRVLGMLCLDGLEVTVDPSRAPLHRITAIKVNGVALDEKKMYSVGTLDMFTFGVGYIGLKEGVDTRYFLPDFIRDILSRALNQKEWITNCRKPRWLQHSMN; encoded by the coding sequence TTGTCCGTAAACAATGTGACGCTTACTCTCTTGCATACAAATGATTTACATAGCCATTTTGAAGAGTTATCCCGGATTGCCGGCTTTATTAAACAAGTCAGAGAGACTACAAACTCTGAGCAGCTACTAGTCGTTGATTGCGGTGATTTTCTTGATCGAGTGAGAGTCGAGACGGAAGGGACGCAGGCTTCTGCCAATCGTGCAGCACTAGAGTATATCGGTTATGATGCATTGCTGCTCGGCAATAACGAGGGCTTGAGCTATACGCCAGGACAATTAGAGCAAATATTCGAAGGAATGCCTATTCCGATCGTGTGCGCGAATATGACTCTGAGTAAATCAGGTCAATGCCCCCCTTGGATGATCCCAACATACAAAATCGTAAAGTCTGGAATTCGAATAGGTCTGATCGGCGTTACCGCCCCATTTAATGAATACTATGACCTGTTAGGGTGGAATGCGGCAGATCCGTTCGACACAGTGAGAAAAGAAGCTGAACGCTTGCGGCCGGAAGTGGACGTGCTAATTGTTCTGTCTCATCTTGGTCTGCGCCAAGACGAACGAATGGCTACTTCCATTGAAGGAATTGATTTTATACTTGGTGGTCATACGCATCATCTTCTTGAGGTCCCACTACTCGTAGGGAGTACCCAAATATGCGCAGCCGGTAAATTTGGTGGTCATATTGGTCATCTCAATCTTGAGTTTGATGCTAACAACAAGCTCATAAACATTTCTGGAGGTAGTAAGTCTACAGAAGACTTCCCTCGGGAAAGTGGATTAGACAGCCTAATCGAACGATATCGCGGGGAAGCTAGTCTGAAGATGAACAAGCAAATCGCGTATTTGTCCGAGTCGTTAGAATACCGGTCTGATCAAGAATCTGTGCTGCCAACACTACTTGCTTATGCCGTTCGCCAAGTAACCTCAGCAGAGATTGGGTTAGTAAATGCAGGTCAGCTACTAGAAGGGCTGCCAGCTGGTAAAGTTACCGAAGAAACCATTCACGCTATATGCCCCTCTCCAATTAATGCCTGTGTAACGATGCTACAGGGCTATCAAATCGTTAAGGCACTGGAAGAGAGCTTGCTACCCGAATTTCAGCAACTAGAAATTCGCGGCTTTGGCTTCCGAGGGCGGGTATTGGGGATGCTTTGCCTGGATGGTCTAGAGGTTACGGTTGATCCTTCCAGAGCACCCTTACATCGGATTACAGCTATTAAGGTCAACGGTGTAGCATTAGACGAGAAGAAAATGTATTCAGTGGGAACCCTGGATATGTTCACATTCGGAGTTGGCTACATTGGACTTAAGGAAGGAGTAGACACACGTTACTTCCTCCCTGATTTCATCCGAGATATTCTTTCCCGGGCACTTAACCAAAAGGAGTGGATTACGAACTGCCGGAAGCCGCGTTGGCTTCAGCATTCAATGAATTAA
- a CDS encoding ROK family protein produces the protein MSVTIGVDLGGTNIVCGAVDETGSVLRKLKQPTEAHLGHSDVLGRIAAMVQSIRKELAGEHEVSSVGVGVPGLVDPQAGISRFAGNLKWHDVPVAAELESRLGIPVYIDNDVRLYIYGEAVAGAGRGFDHILGITIGTGIAAAIMIEGQFHYGYKAMAGEIGHVRMEGVEEACSCGLYGCLETVASASGMVRQARKAIQEGRKSVLADWYPSESLHLLTAADLSKAMDQGDSLATEILTRAGALNGRALAAAATVLSPEIIIVGGGGALAGERILAPLRKELYELLLPDFREGLKVVAAENNDDAGIIGSALFARHRLLS, from the coding sequence ATGAGCGTAACGATAGGTGTAGACCTCGGAGGCACTAACATCGTATGTGGTGCGGTCGATGAGACTGGTAGCGTGCTGCGCAAGCTGAAGCAGCCCACAGAAGCCCATCTGGGGCATTCTGATGTGCTTGGACGAATTGCAGCAATGGTACAAAGCATTCGTAAAGAGCTTGCTGGCGAGCACGAAGTGTCGAGTGTCGGTGTTGGAGTACCTGGACTTGTTGACCCACAAGCTGGCATTTCCCGATTCGCTGGTAATTTGAAGTGGCACGATGTTCCAGTTGCTGCAGAGCTTGAGAGTCGGCTTGGCATACCCGTCTACATTGACAATGACGTTAGGCTTTATATTTACGGAGAAGCGGTAGCGGGCGCGGGACGCGGCTTTGATCATATACTTGGCATTACAATCGGCACGGGAATAGCGGCTGCTATTATGATCGAAGGCCAATTTCATTATGGCTATAAGGCGATGGCTGGGGAAATCGGACATGTCCGGATGGAGGGTGTAGAAGAAGCGTGCTCATGTGGCCTGTATGGCTGTCTTGAGACTGTAGCGTCGGCATCCGGCATGGTAAGACAGGCAAGGAAGGCCATTCAGGAAGGGCGCAAAAGTGTGCTGGCCGATTGGTATCCGAGCGAATCCCTACACCTGTTAACGGCTGCGGACTTATCGAAGGCGATGGATCAAGGCGATTCATTGGCCACGGAAATTCTAACGCGAGCTGGAGCATTAAATGGTCGTGCATTAGCTGCTGCTGCTACCGTTCTCAGTCCCGAGATTATTATTGTCGGGGGAGGCGGGGCGCTTGCTGGAGAGAGAATTCTTGCCCCGCTTAGGAAGGAATTATATGAGCTGCTGTTGCCTGATTTTCGTGAGGGCTTAAAGGTTGTCGCTGCAGAAAATAACGACGATGCAGGTATTATCGGAAGCGCTTTGTTTGCGAGACATCGATTATTAAGCTAG
- a CDS encoding DeoR/GlpR family DNA-binding transcription regulator, whose product MARNKTDRQELVLAYLERYGSISLPEMTEKFDCSEATARRDLEELEKTGRVIRTMGGGAKYESNVISREVPFHEKQSELFREKEAIAYRAASLVEEGDVIGLTGGTTTFLIAKELKKRRNITVVTNAVNIAMELADSYELQVVLTGGVLRNRSFELCGPLAEQTVKALNIHKMFMGVDGVTKDGVSTYSELEANIASLLMQRSSKTIAVFDRTKIGKSSLFHVASLKELHACITDEQPESSLKDALELASVKVYMANMD is encoded by the coding sequence ATGGCACGCAACAAAACGGACCGGCAAGAGCTGGTACTCGCCTATCTAGAACGCTATGGAAGTATTTCATTGCCGGAGATGACAGAAAAGTTTGACTGCTCGGAAGCGACCGCAAGACGGGATCTTGAGGAGCTTGAGAAGACCGGTCGGGTCATCCGTACGATGGGCGGTGGGGCTAAATACGAAAGCAATGTAATTAGTCGCGAGGTTCCCTTTCATGAGAAGCAGAGCGAATTGTTTCGAGAGAAGGAAGCCATTGCTTACAGAGCAGCCTCTTTGGTAGAAGAGGGCGATGTCATCGGATTGACTGGTGGAACTACAACCTTTCTCATTGCGAAGGAATTGAAAAAGAGACGTAATATCACGGTCGTAACGAATGCGGTTAACATTGCCATGGAGCTAGCGGATAGCTATGAGCTACAGGTTGTATTAACCGGAGGCGTTCTAAGAAACAGAAGCTTTGAATTATGCGGCCCATTGGCAGAGCAAACCGTCAAAGCATTGAACATCCATAAGATGTTCATGGGAGTTGACGGGGTTACGAAGGATGGGGTCAGTACCTACTCTGAGCTTGAGGCTAATATTGCTAGCTTGCTTATGCAAAGATCAAGTAAAACGATAGCGGTCTTTGATCGCACTAAAATAGGTAAATCCTCACTTTTTCACGTAGCTTCCTTAAAGGAGCTTCATGCTTGTATTACAGATGAACAGCCAGAAAGCTCACTGAAAGATGCTTTGGAGCTAGCTAGTGTAAAGGTCTATATGGCGAATATGGACTAA